In Candidatus Aminicenantes bacterium, the following proteins share a genomic window:
- a CDS encoding VOC family protein has translation MRFTFAHNNLNILDLERSLAFYNMALGLEEVRRIAPADGSFILVFLGDGVTEHKLELTWTRDRKEPYNLGDNEFHLAFRVDDFDAAYKRHKEIGAVCFENQAMGIYFIEDPDGYWLEILPPGRG, from the coding sequence ATGAGATTCACTTTCGCCCACAACAACCTCAATATCCTGGACCTGGAACGCAGCCTGGCTTTCTACAATATGGCGCTCGGCCTGGAGGAGGTCCGGCGCATCGCCCCGGCCGACGGGAGCTTCATCCTCGTCTTCCTGGGCGACGGCGTCACGGAGCACAAGCTCGAGCTGACCTGGACGCGGGACCGGAAAGAGCCCTACAACCTGGGCGACAACGAGTTCCATCTCGCTTTCCGGGTCGACGACTTCGACGCGGCCTACAAACGGCACAAAGAGATAGGCGCCGTCTGCTTCGAAAACCAGGCTATGGGGATATATTTCATAGAAGATCCCGACGGGTACTGGCTCGAAATTCTCCCTCCCGGCCGGGGCTGA